Proteins co-encoded in one Vidua macroura isolate BioBank_ID:100142 chromosome 13, ASM2450914v1, whole genome shotgun sequence genomic window:
- the LOC128813807 gene encoding uncharacterized protein LOC128813807, protein MTPRPKVYRSQEALSYPDIGGVLEFTCLQQLESTGNAGPCKGHRHTVNPCTKIRLTCNSFSILIMQLITLCESFRKEGVVWGGCNNSVATWTLHPGKGLLEKFSSASLPTHAAWTFWVLGEGSESIPLPCWHTEQRADLAPALFLTGAAAPGARPQVSYKEGQVLSFLVRCDEVKQLPGRGDVTTETRGGLRKRHVPASVSQSLGKMLKVQDQ, encoded by the exons ATGACACCACGTCCAAAGGTTTACAGATCTCAAGAGGCCCTGTCCTACCCCGATATCGGCGGGGTCTTGGAGTTCACGTGTCTGCAGCAGTTGGAGAGCACGGGCAACGCTGGGCCATGCAAAGGTCACAGGCACACAGTTAACCCCTGCACAAAGATACGACTCACTTGCAACTCATTCTCTATCCTTATCATGCAATTAATCACACTTTGTGAGAGCTTCAGGAAGGAGGGTGTTGTCTGGGGTGGCTGCAATAACTCAGTTGCAACTTGGACTCTCCACCCAGGCAAGGGATTATTGGAGAAATTTagctctgcctccctccccacccaTGCTGCCTGGACCTTCTGGGTTCTGGGTGAGGGCTCAGAATCCATCCCTCTTCCCTGCTGGCACACAGAGCAAAGGGCAGACTTGGCTCCTGCCCTGTTCTTGAccggagcagcagcacctggagcgAGACCTCAG GTGTCTTACAAAGAAGGTCAGGTACTGTCTTTCCTTGTCAGATGTGATGAAGTCAAGCAGCTCCCAGGAAGAGGAG ATGTGACAACTGAAACCAGAGGAGGTCTGAGAAAAAGGCATGTTCCAGCCTCTGTTTCACAATCCTTGG GCAAGATGCTGAAGGTGCAGGACCAGTAG